A single region of the Sorghum bicolor cultivar BTx623 chromosome 7, Sorghum_bicolor_NCBIv3, whole genome shotgun sequence genome encodes:
- the LOC8080620 gene encoding RING-H2 finger protein ATL13, with product MSHYTTMHAAINYAALPPTSPLQLPLPYLPPPSPPPLSLPPLLSPPPPPPPAASSDAGFQSRISPSVLLIILILAVIFFVSGLLHLLVRFLLRPAPRDPGDAYGGDANATAFQGQLQQLFHLHDAGVDQSFIDALPVFLYGAVVGAGGKDPFDCAVCLCEFADDDRLRLLPKCSHAFHVDCIDTWLLSHSTCPLCRRSLLADFSPCGGGCSPLVFVLESVSGSEGSVSDRLDAASSARLSFVMEQEQAGQDRKHAAAEAAEKKDNEVVVPVKLGKFRSQQATEGAGGSGANPGSQDVRRCFSMGTYEYVMDESSLLRVAVKPPEKKRPATRMPGHRVAMSECDCHSKREGFRGFDAPPKQQQQPSSKAAVDKRESFSISKIWMRSGGARRKDVSSGAIAAPSCSTSRRASSFRLPSALQRTASDVGVTATALVVPKRRADVVSPVTESEYNVSTWDKSASGSVVDWDVESAAGGGHGLSSRADEAPSFARRTLLWIRGHL from the coding sequence ATGAGCCACTACACCACCATGCATGCAGCCATCAACTACGCCGCGCTGCCACCCACGTCGCCGCTGCAGCTCCCCCTCCCGTACCTCCCGCCGCCTTCTCCGCCGCCGTTATCGCTACCGCCGCtgctgtcgccgccgccgccgccgccaccggcggCGTCCTCTGACGCTGGCTTTCAGAGCAGGATCAGCCCCAGCGTCCTTCTCATCATCCTGATCTTGGCCGTCATCTTCTTCGTCTCCGGCCTGCTGCACCTCCTCGTCCGGTTCCTGCTCCGCCCGGCGCCGCGGGATCCCGGCGACGCGTACGGGGGCGACGCGAACGCCACCGCGTTCCAGGGACAGCTCCAGcagctgttccacctccatgaCGCCGGTGTCGACCAGTCCTTCATCGATGCGCTGCCGGTGTTCCTGTACGGCGCCGTGGTCGGCGCCGGCGGGAAGGACCCCTTCGACTGCGCGGTGTGCCTCTGCGAGTTCGCGGACGACgaccgcctccgcctcctcccCAAGTGCAGCCACGCGTTCCACGTCGACTGCATCGACACGTGGCTGCTGTCGCACTCCACCTGCCCGCTCTGCCGCCGCAGCCTCCTCGCCGACTTCTCCccctgcggcggcggctgcagcCCGCTGGTGTTCGTCCTCGAGTCCGTGTCCGGCTCCGAGGGCTCCGTCTCCGATCGCCTCGACGCGGCGTCCTCCGCGCGCCTCAGCTTTGTCATGGAGCAGGAGCAGGCGGGGCAGGACCGGAAACACGCCGCCGCTGAGGCTGCGGAGAAGAAGGACAACGAGGTGGTCGTTCCTGTGAAGCTCGGCAAGTTCAGAAGCCAGCAGGCCACCGAAGgcgccggcggcagcggcgccaACCCTGGAAGCCAGGACGTGAGGCGGTGCTTCTCCATGGGGACCTACGAGTACGTCATGGACGAGAGCTCCCTGCTCCGCGTCGCCGTGAAGCCGCCGGAGAAAAAGCGGCCCGCGACTCGCATGCCGGGGCACCGTGTTGCCATGTCGGAGTGCGACTGCCACTCCAAGCGGGAAGGATTCCGCGGGTTCGATGCGCCgcccaagcagcagcagcagccgtcgTCGAAAGCGGCGGTGGACAAGAGGGAGAGCTTCTCCATCTCCAAGATATGGATGCGCAGCGGCGGGGCGAGGAGGAAGGACGTGTCCTCCGGCGCAATCGCTGCGCCGTCGTGCTCGACCTCGCGCCGCGCGTCGTCGTTCCGGCTCCCCTCGGCGCTCCAGCGCACGGCGAGCGACGTCGGGGTGACAGCAACGGCGTTGGTCGTCCCGAAGCGCCGGGCGGACGTGGTGAGCCCCGTGACGGAGTCCGAGTACAACGTGTCGACGTGGGACAAGAGCGCCAGCGGCAGCGTCGTGGATTGGGACGTCGagtccgccgccggcggcggccatggcctcAGCTCCAGAGCCGACGAGGCGCCGTCCTTCGCCCGGCGGACGCTGCTCTGGATCAGAGGCCACCTATGA